Genomic segment of Buchnera aphidicola (Melanaphis sacchari):
GACGATTAATAATTTCAACAGCGCCAATTTCAATAATTCTGTGATTTAAATATGGCAATCCTATATTATTCATACCAGTTGTTTCTGTATCTAATACAACTATTCTTTTTTTTTGCATATAATTTTTTAATTTTCTATATAATTTAATCAAGAGATATTTTTAAAAGATGTTAAAATTAATAAAAATATTTACAGATGGATCTTGTTTAGGAAATCCTGGACCAGGTGGTTACGCAACAATATTACGTTATAAGTCATTTGAAAAAATATTAACTTCTGGATTTTTTTTAACGACGAATAATCGTATGGAACTTATGGGAGTAATATCAGGATTAGAATCGATTAAGCAATCTTGTTCTATAAAAATTACAACAGACAGTCAATATGTAAAACAAGGTGTAACTAAGTGGATAGATAAATGGAAGAAAGATCAATGGAAAACTAGTAAAAAAAAATTAATAAAAAATATTGATTTATGGCTACGAATTAATTTTTTTTTAAATAAACATTGTATAGAATGGCTTTGGGTTCGTGGTCATGTTGGACACCTTGAAAATGAACGATGCGATAAAATTGCTCGACAATCAGCTCAAAATCCATTACTTAATGATTTTTTTTACGAAAATTATGTTTTAAAAATAGATAAATATTAAAATTTTAACGGAGAAGTAATGTTTTTAACTAAAATTTCTATATTAAATGATAATTATGTTTGGATTCTTTTTAATCACAAAAAACATTGTATTATTATTGATCCAGGAGAATCAGAAATTACTCTGAGAGAAATAAAATTAAAAAAATTTTATCTTATTGCGATTTTATTAACTCATAATCACTTTGATCATGTAGGAGGGGTTGAAAAAATTTTAAAAAAATTTCCTAATACAATTGTTTTTGGACCGAAAGAAACAATAAAATTTAACATTAATAAAATTGTTAAAAACGGAGATGTAATAAAATTACTTAATGAAAAAATTTATGTTTTTTTTACTCCTGGTCATACATTAGGTCATGTCTCATATTATCTTAAACCATATCTTTTTTGTGGTGATGTTTTGTTTTCTGGTGGATGTGGACGAGTTTTTCAAGAGAAATATTTTGATATGTATCAATCTATTCAATTAATTAATACTTTCCCAAGAAAAACATTATTGTGTTGCTCTCACGAATATACGTTGTCTAATTTATATTTTTCTATGTCTATTTTACCTAATGATTTATTAATTAAAAAATATTTTAAAAAAGTAAAAAATATTATTTTTAATAATCAATCAAGTTTGCCAGTTTATTTATTTCTTGAAAGAAAAATAAATATATTTTTGAGAACAGACGACATCTTTTTAAAAGATTTTTTAAATCTAAAGAAAAAAAGTTCTTTTGAAGTGTTTAAATATTTGAGATTAAAAAAAGATTTTTTTAATGGAGCTAAGCGGGATTGAACCGCTGACCTCCTGCGTGCAAGGCAGGCGCTCTCCCATCTGAGCTATAGCCCCAGACAATTTTAATGGTAGGCCTGAGTGGAATTGAACCACCGACCTCACCCTTATCAGGGGTGCGCTCTTACCGTCTGAGCTACAAGCCTTTAAATAAAGAGCTTAATTAGATAATTTGTGTGGGCACTTCAAAATAAGTTTATTTTTTTAAGGAGGTGATCCAACCGCAGGTTCCCCTACGGTTACCTTGTTACGACTTCACCCCAGTCATGAATCACAAAGTGGTAAACGCCTTCCTTTTGAGGGGTTAGGCTATCTGCTTCTTTTGCAACCCACTCCCATGGTGTGACGGGCGGTGTGTACAAGGCCCGGGAACGTATTCACCGTGGCATTCTGATCCACGATTACTAGCGATTCCGACTTCGTGGAGTCGAGTTGCAGACTCCAGTCCGGACTACGATTTACTTTGTGAGGTTTGCTTGTCTTTGCAGATTTGCTTCTCTTTGTATAAACCATTGTAGCACGTGTGTAGCCCTGGTCGTAAGGGCCATGATGACTTGACGTCGTCCCCACCTTCCTCCGGTTTATAACCGGCAGTCTCCTCTGAGTTCCCGGCCGAACCGCTGGCAACAGGGGATAAGGGTTGCGCTCGTTGCGGGACTTAACCCAACATTTCACAACACGAGCTGACGACAGCCATGCAGCACCTGTCTCATAGTTCCCGAAGGCACTATCTTATTTCTAAGAAATTCTATGGATGTCAAGACCAGGTAAGGTTTTTCGCGTTGCATCGAATTAAACCACATGCTCCACCGCTTGTGCGGGCCCCCGTCAATTCATTTGAGTTTTAGCCTTGCGGCCGTACTCCCCAGGCGGTCGACTTAATGCGTTAGCTTCGGAAGTCACTTCTCTTGGAAACAACCTCCAAGTCGACATCGTTTACGGCATGGACTACCAGGGTATCTAATCCTGTTTGCTCCCCACGCTTTCGCACCTCAGTGTCAGTATTCGTTTAGGAGGCCGCTTTCGCCACAGGTATTCCTCCAGATATCTACGCATTTCACCGCTACACCTAGAATTCTACCTCCCTCTACGATACTCGAGTATTTCAGTTTCAAATGCAGTTCCTAAGTTAAGCTTAGGGATTTCACATCTGACTTAAAAAACCACCTACGCGCTCTTTACGCCCAGTAATTCTGATTAACGCTAGCACCCTCCGTATTACCGCGGCTGCTGGCACGGAGTTAGCCGGTGCTTCTTTTGCGAGTAACGTCAATAGATAAAATTATTAGTTTTATTTTTTTCTTCCTCGCTGAAAGTACTTTACAACCCTAAGGCCTTCTTCATACACGCGGCATAGCTGCATCAGGCTTGCGCCCATTGTGCAATATTCCCCACTG
This window contains:
- the rnhA gene encoding ribonuclease HI is translated as MLKLIKIFTDGSCLGNPGPGGYATILRYKSFEKILTSGFFLTTNNRMELMGVISGLESIKQSCSIKITTDSQYVKQGVTKWIDKWKKDQWKTSKKKLIKNIDLWLRINFFLNKHCIEWLWVRGHVGHLENERCDKIARQSAQNPLLNDFFYENYVLKIDKY
- the gloB gene encoding hydroxyacylglutathione hydrolase — protein: MFLTKISILNDNYVWILFNHKKHCIIIDPGESEITLREIKLKKFYLIAILLTHNHFDHVGGVEKILKKFPNTIVFGPKETIKFNINKIVKNGDVIKLLNEKIYVFFTPGHTLGHVSYYLKPYLFCGDVLFSGGCGRVFQEKYFDMYQSIQLINTFPRKTLLCCSHEYTLSNLYFSMSILPNDLLIKKYFKKVKNIIFNNQSSLPVYLFLERKINIFLRTDDIFLKDFLNLKKKSSFEVFKYLRLKKDFFNGAKRD